From Rhodococcus sp. B7740, one genomic window encodes:
- a CDS encoding bifunctional phosphatase PAP2/diacylglycerol kinase family protein, giving the protein MTSTRTPISTAVHAWDLSLVARSAALRQSRADGGLRALSNAADHGRLWLGAAALLVAAGGPARRGGVRGLVALAGASSVANGLLKPLFPRTRPDSESVPVLRQVLAPPVSSSFPSGHSASAAAFVTAVAIESPVAGVLLAPVAAAVCYSRVHVGVHWPTDVIAGAALGSAIALSTRRWWAVRSERPADLGSPVQVEPLPGGRGLLVLVNPGSGTDSDAVPDAIRRALPDADLFVPNPDQDFNEQLEQRIRSTSPRALGVCGGDGTVVSVAASAVRNVLPLAAFPGGTLNHFARDTGLTVVQDTAAAVEAGTAELVDIAEVSIDGRSVSFVNTATFGGYPDSVRLRQKLQRRIGKWPAAAIAMTRVLAAAEPLNIGLDGTEQSVWMLFVGNGNYVPADQVPMSRSSIHTGTLDVRFLPSEPKASRTRLLWATLTGTLGSSPAYVRRAVKELTVEVEGAPVALAADGEVVGDGRRFEFTSDKNGLALYRKR; this is encoded by the coding sequence ATGACATCCACGCGCACCCCGATCTCGACGGCCGTCCACGCGTGGGATCTGTCCCTGGTGGCACGAAGCGCCGCCCTGCGTCAGAGCAGAGCGGACGGTGGACTGCGCGCCCTGAGCAACGCCGCCGATCACGGTCGTCTGTGGCTCGGGGCGGCTGCGCTTCTCGTGGCCGCAGGTGGTCCGGCCCGACGCGGCGGCGTCCGGGGTCTGGTGGCGCTGGCCGGTGCGAGCTCCGTGGCGAACGGGCTGCTCAAACCGCTGTTCCCGCGGACTCGTCCCGATTCCGAGTCCGTTCCCGTCCTGCGTCAGGTTCTGGCTCCGCCGGTGTCGTCGTCGTTTCCCTCGGGCCACTCGGCGTCCGCGGCTGCGTTCGTCACGGCGGTGGCGATCGAATCCCCGGTCGCAGGCGTGCTGCTGGCACCCGTTGCGGCCGCGGTGTGTTACTCGAGGGTCCACGTGGGCGTGCATTGGCCGACGGACGTCATCGCCGGCGCCGCTCTCGGCTCGGCCATCGCGTTGTCCACTCGTCGGTGGTGGGCCGTGCGATCGGAGAGGCCTGCCGATCTCGGCTCCCCGGTCCAGGTCGAGCCACTGCCGGGCGGCCGGGGGCTACTGGTACTCGTCAATCCGGGGTCGGGCACCGATTCGGACGCGGTGCCCGACGCGATCCGTCGAGCACTTCCCGATGCCGATCTGTTCGTGCCGAATCCCGATCAGGACTTCAACGAGCAACTGGAGCAGCGCATTCGGAGCACGTCCCCACGTGCCCTCGGTGTCTGCGGGGGTGACGGAACCGTGGTCAGCGTCGCCGCATCCGCGGTGCGCAACGTATTACCGCTCGCAGCATTTCCGGGTGGCACCCTCAACCATTTCGCGCGCGACACCGGATTGACCGTCGTGCAGGACACCGCTGCCGCCGTGGAAGCGGGCACCGCCGAACTGGTCGACATCGCCGAGGTGTCCATCGACGGCCGCAGTGTGTCGTTCGTCAACACCGCAACGTTCGGTGGCTACCCCGACTCGGTTCGGCTACGTCAGAAATTGCAACGTCGAATCGGCAAATGGCCCGCGGCCGCCATCGCGATGACGCGGGTCCTGGCGGCTGCGGAACCACTGAACATCGGGCTCGACGGCACCGAGCAGTCGGTCTGGATGCTCTTCGTCGGCAACGGCAATTATGTACCGGCCGACCAAGTACCCATGTCTCGCAGCAGTATTCACACCGGCACCCTCGATGTCCGGTTTCTTCCGTCCGAGCCGAAAGCGTCCAGAACCAGACTGCTGTGGGCAACGTTGACCGGCACCCTCGGGTCCTCGCCCGCCTACGTCCGCCGAGCGGTGAAGGAGTTGACCGTCGAGGTGGAGGGTGCCCCCGTTGCCCTCGCGGCCGACGGCGAAGTGGTGGGCGACGGACGAAGGTTCGAGTTCACCAGTGACAAGAACGGCCTCGCGCTCTACCGAAAGCGATAG
- the prcA gene encoding proteasome subunit alpha, with protein sequence MTMPYYASAEQIMRDRSELARKGIGRGRSVIVLTYADGVLFVAENRSTALHKVSELYDRIGFAAVGKYNEFENLRKAGIQHADIKGYTYDRRDVTGRSLAKTYAQALGTIFTEQLKPYEVEICVAEVSHQDEPIATQLYRITYDGSIVDEQDFVVMGGTTEPIVAALKDTYRAGLDLADAVRVAVDALTAGPTAPPAAGGEPEKKVLEVSALEVAVLDQARPRRAFRRIAGAALEDMLPAPTAAVETAPDTEGAPPS encoded by the coding sequence ATGACGATGCCGTACTACGCATCTGCCGAACAGATCATGCGCGATCGTTCGGAGTTGGCGCGCAAGGGAATCGGCCGCGGCCGCAGCGTCATCGTGCTGACGTATGCGGACGGGGTCCTCTTCGTCGCCGAGAACCGTTCGACCGCGTTGCACAAGGTGAGCGAACTCTACGACCGGATCGGCTTCGCGGCCGTGGGCAAGTACAACGAGTTCGAGAACCTGCGCAAGGCCGGTATCCAGCACGCCGATATCAAGGGCTACACCTACGATCGGCGCGACGTGACCGGCCGTTCGCTTGCCAAGACGTACGCGCAAGCACTCGGCACGATCTTCACCGAGCAGCTCAAGCCGTACGAGGTCGAGATCTGTGTCGCGGAGGTGTCGCACCAGGACGAGCCGATCGCCACGCAGCTCTACCGCATCACCTACGACGGATCCATCGTCGACGAGCAGGATTTCGTCGTCATGGGCGGGACGACCGAGCCGATCGTGGCCGCACTGAAGGACACCTACCGCGCCGGGCTGGACCTGGCAGACGCGGTACGTGTGGCCGTCGACGCACTCACGGCAGGCCCGACTGCGCCGCCCGCGGCGGGCGGCGAGCCGGAGAAGAAGGTTCTCGAGGTGTCGGCGCTCGAGGTCGCGGTGCTGGACCAGGCGCGGCCGCGACGAGCGTTCAGACGCATTGCCGGGGCTGCGCTGGAGGACATGTTGCCGGCGCCGACTGCAGCGGTCGAGACGGCACCCGACACCGAAGGTGCACCACCGTCCTGA
- the prcB gene encoding proteasome subunit beta, whose amino-acid sequence MTVDRSDPRSAGDGTAIPFGTSSSSFSDYLRRHAPHLLPESGIAADLATNTANGCSDKSGIAPHGTTIVALTYAGGVLIAGDRRATQGNLIANRDMQKVYVTDDYSAAGIAGTAGIAIELVRLFAVELEHYEKIEGVPLTFNGKANKLSSMVRSNLGAAMQGLAAVPLLVGFDIDISDPDRAGRIVSYDVVGGRYEERSGYHAVGSGSLFAKSALKKLYRPGMTEEEAIRAAVESLYDAADDDSATGGPDVTRGIYPTAVAITSVGADDVAHERISAAARSVLAERTESAAHSGGAEHHTRAGQQVSEGGSAP is encoded by the coding sequence GTGACGGTGGATCGTTCGGACCCACGGTCGGCAGGCGACGGAACGGCGATCCCATTCGGGACGAGCAGCTCGTCGTTCTCCGATTATCTTCGTCGGCACGCCCCTCATCTGTTGCCCGAGAGCGGTATCGCGGCGGATCTGGCGACCAATACCGCTAATGGCTGCTCGGACAAGTCCGGGATCGCTCCACACGGGACGACGATCGTTGCACTGACCTACGCAGGCGGCGTTCTGATCGCGGGTGACCGGCGGGCCACGCAGGGCAATCTGATCGCCAACCGCGACATGCAGAAGGTCTACGTCACCGACGACTACTCCGCCGCGGGTATCGCCGGAACCGCGGGCATCGCGATCGAGCTGGTTCGGCTCTTCGCCGTCGAACTCGAGCACTACGAGAAGATCGAAGGCGTGCCGCTCACGTTCAACGGCAAGGCCAACAAGCTGTCGTCGATGGTGCGAAGCAACCTCGGTGCCGCGATGCAGGGGCTCGCCGCCGTCCCGTTGCTGGTCGGATTCGACATCGACATCTCGGACCCGGATCGAGCCGGACGCATCGTCTCCTACGACGTGGTCGGCGGGCGATACGAGGAGCGTTCGGGTTACCACGCCGTGGGATCGGGCTCGTTGTTCGCCAAGTCCGCGCTCAAGAAGCTCTATCGCCCCGGAATGACCGAGGAGGAGGCGATTCGTGCAGCGGTGGAATCGCTGTACGACGCCGCCGACGACGACTCGGCCACAGGCGGTCCTGACGTCACCCGCGGGATCTACCCGACGGCAGTTGCCATCACCAGTGTCGGGGCGGACGACGTTGCACACGAGAGGATTTCGGCTGCTGCTCGGTCGGTTCTCGCGGAGCGGACGGAGAGTGCAGCGCATTCCGGCGGTGCCGAGCACCACACTCGGGCCGGCCAGCAAGTGAGCGAAGGGGGTAGCGCACCATGA
- a CDS encoding ubiquitin-like protein Pup: MAQEQTRRSGGGDDDEVPGDTGAGGQERREKLAEETDDLLDEIDDVLEENAEDFVRAYVQKGGQ, translated from the coding sequence ATGGCACAGGAGCAGACACGGCGCTCTGGCGGCGGCGACGACGATGAGGTTCCCGGCGACACCGGAGCCGGTGGTCAGGAACGACGCGAGAAGCTGGCCGAGGAGACCGACGACCTTCTCGACGAGATCGACGACGTGCTCGAGGAAAACGCCGAGGACTTCGTCCGCGCCTACGTTCAGAAGGGCGGCCAGTGA